One genomic segment of Chitinophagales bacterium includes these proteins:
- a CDS encoding PepSY-like domain-containing protein — protein MKKHFLIGAIALCTSAGSLFAQHILQSQVPSVVVNNFQQAFPKAYDVDWKMDMNLYKVDFELGLLGTDHDVWYDPTGKVVKHKEEISKSDLPQKVQAKINADFSGFRVSDVKKITEGNNAIYTLDLKTFTQEWKVAYDAEGKILSKVAD, from the coding sequence ATGAAAAAGCACTTTTTAATTGGCGCTATTGCGCTCTGCACTTCAGCCGGCAGCTTGTTTGCACAACACATTTTACAGAGCCAAGTACCATCGGTAGTGGTAAACAATTTCCAACAAGCATTTCCTAAAGCCTACGATGTAGATTGGAAAATGGATATGAACCTTTACAAAGTAGATTTTGAACTAGGCTTGCTCGGCACCGACCACGATGTTTGGTACGACCCTACCGGAAAAGTGGTAAAACACAAAGAAGAAATTTCTAAAAGCGATTTACCTCAAAAAGTCCAAGCAAAGATAAATGCCGATTTCAGTGGCTTTAGAGTAAGCGATGTAAAGAAAATTACAGAAGGCAATAATGCTATTTACACACTCGATTTAAAAACTTTCACACAAGAATGGAAAGTGGCTTATGATGCAGAAGGAAAAATTTTAAGTAAAGTTGCCGACTAA